The Paenibacillus beijingensis nucleotide sequence TGGCGTGCTAAGCCGTTCCAAGCCTCATCCGCGCAGTTATGGAAGCTTTACGCGGGTGTTCGACCGTTACTGCCGGCAGCGGCCTGTGATGACGCTTGAACAGGCGGTGCATAAAATGACTGGATTGCCGGCTTCCAAGCTGAGTCTGCACGACCGGGGGCTGCTGCGCGACGGCTTTGCGGCCGATGTGGTGCTGTTCCATCCGGAGCATGTCAAGGATGCTGCGACCTTTGAGCAGCCGCACCGCTACAGCAAGGGTGTACACACCGTTCTGGTCAATGGCCGGATCGCTTATTCTGAAGGCACATTCCACAATCCAAAAAGCGGAATGGTCGTTAAAATGACTCCGTCCGGTAAAGAGGCTGCACGATGAAATTGGCAACAAAAGCAATAGACTCCGTTCTAATTCTGTCCTTAGCTGCAGTCTACCTTGTACTCCAGCTGAGCGGTTCGAAAACCCTCGCCGGTCTTCTTGGCGTCATGGTATTTATCGCAATCGCTATTTTGCTGCCGCAGGTAAAAGGGACGACGCTTGTGCTCACCTCCCTGTTTGTGGCGGGCGGAGCAGCGCTGCTGGCGGCCCGGCAAGCAAGCGCAGCCGCATGGTTTCACGCAGCGGGCATGAATGTCACACTTATTACGCTGTTCGTTTTTGCGCCGTTATTCGGCATACCGGTCCGTTCCCCGAAATATGTGAACGCGTTGAAACGATTTTACCAGTCCAATCGGATGAGCCGCACCCGGTATTATCTCGGAACCCAGGTTCTGACCCAAATGATGGCGGTATTCATTAATGTAGGCTCGGTACTGGTCGTCTATCATCTGGCGGCTGCCAACCCGCAGCCGGGAGCGCAAAGGCTGCTTGAAAACGCGCTGAACCGCGGCTTTGCGGGCGCCATTTTCTGGTCTCCATATTTTGCTGCCATGACTCTCGTCAGCACGGCTCTTGATCTCCCGTGGGTGCAGCTGCTGCCTTATGTGCTTGGCTTGTCCTTTGTCAGCATCGTCGTCGGCATGGCGTCCGAGTGGCGCAGCCTGCGGGGCGGAGCGCCCGCGCAGCCGCAGGCTGCGGAGCAAAGGTCGGTACGTGCGGCTGCTGAGTCTGCCGATTTCCGCGCGCAGCCGGAAGCAAGCGCAGTGTCCGCTCCGCATGCCGATTCTCCGAGGGCACTGGTGCCGCTTATCGCGTATCTGGCGTCTGCGATTGTACTGATTTTGCTGCTGGAGCGGGTAATCGGACTGCCGATGGTGCTGATTGTCTGTTTTGCCGCGATTTTATATCCGTTATTGTGGTGTGTTGGAGCCGGTGCTTTAACGGCGTATCGTCAAGGCGTCAAGGTTCATTTGACGCGCACGCTTCCTTCGTTGAAAAAAGAGATTACGCTGTTTCTGACGGCCGGTTTTTTTAGCGGCTCCATCGGCCAGACCTCATTTAGCGAGTGGATTCCGCGGCTCCTGCAGATGCAGCCGCTGCCCGTGCCGCTTATTTTTTCCTTGCTGACCGTTATTGTAATTTCAGCAACGTCGCTGATCGGCCTGCATCCGATCGTGCCGGTCACGATTCTCGCAACGGGCATCGATCCGGCGTCGCTAGGCATCACCCCGATGTTTCTCGCCGTATTGCTGCTGGGCAGCTGGGGTCTCTCCAACCCGGTGTCTCCGGTGTCGGCGGTCAACAATTTGCTGGCGGGGTTAACGCAAAAAGACGTCTTTAAGCTGGCGGCGCGAAACTATATGTTTACGGCAGTGATGATGGTGCTGCTGCCCCTTTATCTGTTCGCAGTCAGGTTATGAAGCGGGCATATCTTAATCAACCTGATATAAGAGGCGGATCCCGAATCGCGGGATGGCGGTTCCTAAACCGTTTGCTAAGGGCAATTTATTCCGTATCGAGTATTAAGGAATGCACTGACATTCTCACAGGAAGACCATCTGCATTCAATTGTTGACGGCAAGCTGATGCTGTTTATCTGATCGTCGGAAGGGCTGTCAGGCAAGCGGCCGCCGTCCATACTTATGACGGATTGAGGAAAAACTAAAATACAGTTGACAGCTTTTCGGTCAGTGGTGTATAACTTAATTGTGAACAATTTAATTTATAGAAACTTAAATGGAACGATGGCAAGGGAGGGATGAAGGTGGAGAAAATGGTTCGTCTGCAGGATCATCTTTGTTTTTCTCTATACGCTTGCTCCCGGGCCATTTCGCGAATGTATCGGCCATTGTTGGAAAAGATGGGAATTACTTATCCGCAGTATCTTGTGCTGCTCGTCTTGTGGGAAAAAAACGAGAGCACGGTGAAAGAACTCGGAGACGCTCTCGATCTGGATTCGGGGACATTGACTCCGCTGCTGAAGCGGATGGAAGCCGGCAAGCTGATTCGCAGAGAGCGCTCGAAGGAGGACGAGAGAGTCGTTACGGTCAGGCTGGAGGAAGCCGGCGCGTCCCTTAAGGAAGAAGCGGCATGCATTCCTTTATCGCTTCTCGCATCGAGCGGGATGTCTGTCGAAGAAGTAAAGTCATTAAACGAGACGATCAAAGTATTGTCCGACAAAGTAGCCCAATTGAGCGGAAAATAACGGAGCCGTCCGTCATCCGCTCGCCAGGACTCTTGATTTTACGCAAAGCATGAGCCGGAGGATGTCCTCCGGGTGCCGAATCGCTGTAATCGGTTTTTTTTACTCCAATACATTGTTCACAATTAAATTTTATAAAACTAGACCGCCATCTGCAATTTATTATCTGCTGCCACACCATATTAACTTATATAGGAGGAGTTTCACATGACACAAGAACGCACAGGAGTTGCAACCGTCGGAGGAAACCCGATTACGCTGATCGGGCCGGAATTGAAGGTGGGTGATCAAGCCCCGGATTTCACCATCAACAAAGATTTGTTTGCGGAAGTAAGTCTCTCCGATTTCGAAGGAAAAGTGAAGCTGATTTCCGTTGTTCCTTCATTGGATACGGACGTATGCGACGCCCAAACGCGCCGCTTTAACGTGGAAGCGTCAAAGCTTGGGGAGAATGTCGCCATCTTGACCATTTCCGTCGATCTTCCGTTCGCGCAGAGCCGCTTCTGCACCGTTGCCGGCATTGACAAAGTGGTTACGCTGACCGATTACAAATCGCGCTCGTTCGGCGAGGCGTACGGCGTGCTGATCAAAGAGCTGCAGTTGGATATGCGCGCGATTTTCGTACTCGATGAAAAAAATACGATCAGGTACGTCGAATACTTAAGGGAAATGAGCGATCACCCGGATTATGATGCCGCGTTGAATGCAATGAAACAGCTGGTTTAATTTTCATCTCGATAATAGGAAGGTCAAAAGCCGAGCAAAAGTCACTTTGCATGGCTTTTTTTTGTTGAAACAAGTTTCAAGTAACAAATATTAATTATTATCATTCGTTATGCGCTATGTTATGATGTTCTCATTGAATATCAGTCACGGCACGATTCCACCATCCGGCCCACGCTTCTGAATGGAAGAGCCCGCTGATCGATTACGAGTTTTCGAATGAATGGAACCTGATCGAAAAAGGTTTTTCACACTAAACAGAAAGAAGGAACTTTCAAATGAGCAGCTTAACAGGAAAAGTAGCGATTATTACCGGATCGTCGAGAGGAATTGGCCGTGTCATTGCGGAACGGCTGGCCGGTTTGGGCGCTAAAGTGGTCGTCAATCATGCCGGCAATCCGCCAAAAGCGGCGGAAGCCGTGGAGGGCATTATTCAAAAGGGCGGCGAAGCGTCAGCGCTGCGCGCCGATCTGAGTCAAGTAAACGAAGTGGAGACATTATTCGCCGAAACGCTCGCTGCATTCGGCAAGGTGGATTTTCTGATCAACAATGCGGGAGTTATGATCACCAAACCGCTGGCGGAAGTGACGGAAGCCGACTTTGACAAGCAGTTTGCCGTAAATGTGAAAGGGACGTTCTTTGCCTGCCAGCAAGCGATGAAATATATGGAGAACGGAGGGAGAATCGTGAACTTCTCCACGTCCGTAGCGGGGCATATGTTTCCCGCCTACAGCGTCTATGCCGGTACAAAAGGGGCGGTTGAACAATTCACCCGTCAGCTTGCGAAAGAGTTCGGCTCCAAACAAATTACGATCAACGCCGTTGCTCCGGGCCCCGTTAATACCGAACTCTTTCATGCAGGGAAGACAGAGCAGCAGATTGAAGCCATCAAAAAAATGAATGCGTTCGGCCGAATCGGCGAGCCTGAAGATATCGCGAGTGTCGTCGAGTTTCTGGTGAGCGACCAAGCGCAATGGGTAACCGGTCAAACGCTGCGCGTGAACGGCGGATTTATTTAATAAAAAAGAGGTTGTTCCGTCGCCGGAACAACCTCTATTCTCTTTCTCTACTGCAGGGAATGCTTCGCTTCGTCCTTGACTTCCTCCCGGAAGCCTTGAATGCTTTCTTTGCGCCGCTCGTTTTTTGCTTCGATTTGGCTGCGCTCCTCGCTGCCGATTTCAGAGGAAAATTCGTTTAAGTATGCTTTGCTTTCATTTAGGTTTTCAATCGTATTTTGAATATTTTGCTGCAAATGCTCGACATTATCCGCCCGATTATCCGGTTTTGCCATTGCTTTGTCGCCTCCTGGTCATGTTATGCGCATACTGGAGCGCTAGCAAGTAGTTTGATCGGTACCGGGGGTTTTTATGCTTCGCCGGACCACTTCCGGTCGCCCGTCAAATATTTCTCCGTCAAGATGGACAGCAGCTGGATGCCGACCTCATTATGGCCGCCTTCGGGGATGATCAGGTCGGCGTATTTTTTGGACGGTTCGATAAACGCTTCATGCATCGGCTTAACCGTATTCAAATATTGGTCGTGGATCGATTGAATGTCCCGGCCGCGCTCCTCGATATCCCGGAGCACCCGGCGAAGGATGCGCACATCGGGGTCGGTATCGACGAAAACTTTGATGTCGAGCAGCCCCCTTAAGTTTTCGTCGGACAGCACATGGAGGCCTTCGATAATGACAATATTGTTCGGCCTCAGCTCTACCGTATCGACCTTGGAGCGGGCATGAACGGTGAAGTCATAAACCGGAGCCTGTGCGGTTTGGCCTTCTTTTAGAAGGTGAAGGTGCTGGATGAGCAGCTCATTGTCAAAGGCGAGCGGATGATCGTAATTGATCGATTCGCGTTCGGCCAGACTGAGATGCGGATGGTCCTTATAATAGTTATCTTGGGAAATGAACGTCACTTTGGCGGAACCAAGACGGTCAATGACGGAGCGGGCCACCGTCGTTTTGCCTGAGCCGGTGCCGCCTGCGATACCAATGATGAGCATAGCGATTCAATAATCCTCCCTAAGTTGATTGCCGGTGCAATTTCAAGCTACAATTTCAGTATTGTAGCACAGCATGCACATTTTTTCACCTCGGTCAGCAGCCGGTAAAGGGAAAAAAGCGATCGGAGGAGAAACCATTCCGGTATGCGTGAGGCGCATGTAAGAAAACATCGGAGGAGGCGGAAAAGCGGGTGCAGGTTATCGCTATGCTCACTATGCTTATTGACCATATAGGTCTGGTTTTTTTTAAGAACGATCCCTGGTGGAGAATAGCAGGAAGGTTAGCCTTCCCGATTTACGCGTATTATATTGTTCTAGGATATCAACATACCAAGAGCATAAAGAATTACATGAACAGGCTTTTACTATTAACGCTCATTTCACAAATCCCCTACATGCTGGCTTTAAATTCAGCAGCAAAACTTAATGTCGTCGGCACCTTATATCTATGTCTTGTTGTTTTGTACGTTACTGATCATCAAAAGCGGGTTGTTTCCGTGCCGGTTGCCGTCATCATCGCGGCCATTATGGAATTTTTGAACTTTGACTACGGCTTCTATGGACTTGCCCTTGTTCTCATTTACAGGTACATGCAAAATCACTATATCGTCTTTGCTCACCTTATGTTAAACCTGCTGGTTATGCTGCTAAAGCCGGGGTGGGAAATCCAAATATTCAGCATCTTTGCGACATTAGCAATTGTGTATGGCCCTAAGGTATATCGCGTTTTGGAACGCAGAAGCGTCCCAAATTGGTTATGGAGGAGTTTTTACCCTGCCCATCTGGCTCTGATTGCTTTATTCAAATGGTTTTAATATCGTCCCGGCACACACAGCCCGTATCAATTACGCGCGCGCCTTCAATTGCTCGTCCTTGTTCACCAGCCATTGCTCCAGCATTTCGACGGACATGCTTTTCAGCATCTCCCCGTGTTCGTGAATGGCATGATGCCACATTTCAGCTTCGACCTTATACTTGTTTTCGTCCGTTACGGAAAAGCCGCAGTTGCAGGAAAGAGTCGTCATTGATTTCATTCTCCTTTAATTTCGAATTTTAATTATTCGTGCATCGCTTGTTCGGACCATGGATCGACGCCGGGATCCGTACCTTGCGCCAGCAGCTGCAGGCGATCCATATAATGCGTCCAGCCGTGCTGATGGGAGGCGATTTCCGAGGCCGGCAAATCGTAATGCGTCAAAATCAGGAGAGTACCGTTGTCTTTGGGCGTCAGCTTGAACTCAACGGTGCTCGATCCGGGAGGGACAAGCTTCGACTTTTCCCAGCCCCACGTCATGACGATTTTCTCGTTCGGGACAATCTCCTTATATTCGCCCATCGCGATGTCGCTTCCATTAACGTCGATGCGGTATTTGCCGCCGATGGTCGGATCGAGCAGGACATGGCGTCCCATCCAACGAACGAGCTTGTCAGGGTCGGTAAAAAATGAAAATAACGTCTCCGGCCGGCATTCGATAAAAATTTGTTTCGTAACCGTGTCACTTCTGCTTATTGGCTGCATGTTTTCTCCTTTCTTCCTCTTCCGCGGCTTCTTTCAGGCGCATTAAGCTGTCATCCCAGAAGCTCTCGATATACTGCTTCAATTCGGCGAACCCTTCCCTCCTAATGCCGTAAAATCGTTTCGTGCCCGCCCGCCTGACGACGACGAGCCCGGCCTCTTCCAGAACTTTGAGATGCTGCGATACTGCAGGCGCCGAAATGTCGAACTGCGATGCGATGGCGCTGGACGTCAGTTCCCCATCGCGGACGAGATATAAAATATCTCTGCGCCGGGGTTCTGCTAATGCGTGAATGGCTTTATCGATCATGCACTTAATTTAGCATACACTTAATTAAGTGTCAACTTAAATAATGATTGCGCAACGTCAAGTTCTGTTATATGCTGACCTGGAAATCGTGAAAAAGGAGCGAGAGCAATGGTCAACGTTCTAACCGAAATTATCATTAACTGTCCCCGGGACAAAGTTTCCGATTATGCGGCCAACCCGGACAATGCTCCTGAATGGTATATCAATATCCAATCGGCACTGTGGCAAACGCCGAAGCCGCTCGCGGTCGGTTCTAAAATCGCCTTTAAAGCGCAATTTCTCGGAAAGCAGCTTGCATACGTCTATCAAATCGCGGAATATGAACCGGGCAAGCTGCTCGTCATGCGGACCGCCGACGGTCCGTTCCCGATGGAAACAACGTACACCTGGGAGACAGCGGAAGGCAATGCCACCCGGATGACGCTGCGAAACAAAGGGAATCCGACCGGGTTTTCAATGATCTTTGCTCCGTTGATGTCATTCATAATGCAAAGAGCGAACAAGAAGGATCTGAAGAAAATCAAGGCATTGCTTGAACGGGGAGCTTAGATCTGCCGCTAAAGGTGGTATTTCGCAGTCATCAAACAGCAAGGAGCAATCGGATTGGAAAAAACGATTAAAGAACAGTTAACCGAGTTGGCTGAATCGGAATACCGGAAGTTTTCCTCCGGACTCATTCCGAACATTAACAATGTGCTTGGCGTTCGGCTGC carries:
- the tpx gene encoding thiol peroxidase; protein product: MTQERTGVATVGGNPITLIGPELKVGDQAPDFTINKDLFAEVSLSDFEGKVKLISVVPSLDTDVCDAQTRRFNVEASKLGENVAILTISVDLPFAQSRFCTVAGIDKVVTLTDYKSRSFGEAYGVLIKELQLDMRAIFVLDEKNTIRYVEYLREMSDHPDYDAALNAMKQLV
- a CDS encoding SRPBCC family protein, giving the protein MVNVLTEIIINCPRDKVSDYAANPDNAPEWYINIQSALWQTPKPLAVGSKIAFKAQFLGKQLAYVYQIAEYEPGKLLVMRTADGPFPMETTYTWETAEGNATRMTLRNKGNPTGFSMIFAPLMSFIMQRANKKDLKKIKALLERGA
- a CDS encoding MarR family winged helix-turn-helix transcriptional regulator: MKVEKMVRLQDHLCFSLYACSRAISRMYRPLLEKMGITYPQYLVLLVLWEKNESTVKELGDALDLDSGTLTPLLKRMEAGKLIRRERSKEDERVVTVRLEEAGASLKEEAACIPLSLLASSGMSVEEVKSLNETIKVLSDKVAQLSGK
- the udk gene encoding uridine kinase, whose protein sequence is MLIIGIAGGTGSGKTTVARSVIDRLGSAKVTFISQDNYYKDHPHLSLAERESINYDHPLAFDNELLIQHLHLLKEGQTAQAPVYDFTVHARSKVDTVELRPNNIVIIEGLHVLSDENLRGLLDIKVFVDTDPDVRILRRVLRDIEERGRDIQSIHDQYLNTVKPMHEAFIEPSKKYADLIIPEGGHNEVGIQLLSILTEKYLTGDRKWSGEA
- the tlp gene encoding small acid-soluble spore protein Tlp, with product MAKPDNRADNVEHLQQNIQNTIENLNESKAYLNEFSSEIGSEERSQIEAKNERRKESIQGFREEVKDEAKHSLQ
- a CDS encoding TraX family protein, with amino-acid sequence MQVIAMLTMLIDHIGLVFFKNDPWWRIAGRLAFPIYAYYIVLGYQHTKSIKNYMNRLLLLTLISQIPYMLALNSAAKLNVVGTLYLCLVVLYVTDHQKRVVSVPVAVIIAAIMEFLNFDYGFYGLALVLIYRYMQNHYIVFAHLMLNLLVMLLKPGWEIQIFSIFATLAIVYGPKVYRVLERRSVPNWLWRSFYPAHLALIALFKWF
- a CDS encoding SDR family oxidoreductase, which codes for MSSLTGKVAIITGSSRGIGRVIAERLAGLGAKVVVNHAGNPPKAAEAVEGIIQKGGEASALRADLSQVNEVETLFAETLAAFGKVDFLINNAGVMITKPLAEVTEADFDKQFAVNVKGTFFACQQAMKYMENGGRIVNFSTSVAGHMFPAYSVYAGTKGAVEQFTRQLAKEFGSKQITINAVAPGPVNTELFHAGKTEQQIEAIKKMNAFGRIGEPEDIASVVEFLVSDQAQWVTGQTLRVNGGFI
- a CDS encoding SRPBCC family protein; this encodes MQPISRSDTVTKQIFIECRPETLFSFFTDPDKLVRWMGRHVLLDPTIGGKYRIDVNGSDIAMGEYKEIVPNEKIVMTWGWEKSKLVPPGSSTVEFKLTPKDNGTLLILTHYDLPASEIASHQHGWTHYMDRLQLLAQGTDPGVDPWSEQAMHE
- a CDS encoding ArsR/SmtB family transcription factor, with the protein product MIDKAIHALAEPRRRDILYLVRDGELTSSAIASQFDISAPAVSQHLKVLEEAGLVVVRRAGTKRFYGIRREGFAELKQYIESFWDDSLMRLKEAAEEEERRKHAANKQK